A stretch of Eleutherodactylus coqui strain aEleCoq1 chromosome 2, aEleCoq1.hap1, whole genome shotgun sequence DNA encodes these proteins:
- the LOC136610109 gene encoding putative olfactory receptor 2B8 — MKMWNYTKVEEFILLGLTSLPDIKIILFVIFFPCYIISLKGNIAIILISRLSSRLHTPMYFFLSHLSFLDIWHTSIIVPLMLIHFLSLRKSISFNGCVTQMFIHLSLGGTECYLLLSMAYDRYVAICSPLHYTTIMHPVLCIKMATGSWAGGIINSIVHTVFALQLPFCGPNVLNHFFCEIPSVLELACADTSLNKTVIFFFAIFVVMGPFFLILITYGYIISSILKISTSVGRRKAFSTCASHIIVVSLFYGTIIFMYMRPGSSHVANQDKMASLFYSVIAPMLNPLIYTLRNKDVIGAFADIRRKTVVSDKGYGH, encoded by the coding sequence ATGAAAATGTGGAACTACACAAAAGTTGAGGAATTCATTCTTCTTGGACTTACCAGCCTGCCAGATATTAAGATAATCTTGTTTGTGATATTTTTTccatgttacattatatcattaAAAGGTAACATAGCCATTATTCTTATCAGTAGATTAAGCTCCCGGCTTCACACCCCTATGTATTTCTTCTTGAGTCATTTGTCATTTTTGGACATCTGGCACACATCAATCATAGTTCCTCTAATGCTCATACACTTTTTGTCACTAAGAAAAAGCATATCTTTTAATGGTTGTGTCACTCAGATGTTTATTCATCTCTCTCTAGGAGGGACAGAGTGCTATCTGTTGTTATCAATGGCCTACGACCGGTATGTGGCTATATGTAGTCCATTACATTACACTACTATTATGCATCCCGTCTTGTGCATTAAGATGGCAACTGGTTCCTGGGCTGGCGGCATAATAAACTCAATTGTACACACCGTCTTTGCATTGCAGTTGCCGTTTTGTGGTCCTAATGTACTTAATCACTTTTTCTGTGAGATCCCATCAGTCCTGGAGCTAGCCTGTGCAGATACATCTCTTAATAAGACTGTTATTTTcttctttgctatttttgtggtGATGGGTCCATTCTTCCTCATCCTCATTACATATGGTTATATCATTTCCAGCATACTGAAGATCAGCACATCTGTGGGGCGGAGGAAGGCTTTCTCCACCTGTGCTTCACACATTATAGTTGTATCCCTCTTTTATGGTACAATCATATTTATGTATATGAGACCAGGATCAAGTCATGTAGCAAACCAAGACAAAATGGCCTCCTTGTTCTATAGTGTTATAGCCCCAATGCTGAATCCTTTGATATACACTTTGAGGAACAAGGATGTGATAGGAGCATTTGCGGACATCAGAAGGAAAACAGTTGTGTCAGATAAAGGATATGGACATTGA